One Thermococcus kodakarensis KOD1 genomic window carries:
- a CDS encoding DEAD/DEAH box helicase has product MSGIRWAEREYTDEEIYSILSEPVREWFKRKFGTFTPPQRYAVLEIHKGENVLISSPTGSGKTLSAFLSAINELILLGKESKLEDKIYVLYVSPLRALNNDIKRNLEGPLAEIKEVAKELGYELPEIRVGIRTSDTSSYEKSKMVKKPPHILITTPESLAIALNAPKFSERLKTVKYVIIDEVHALAENKRGSHLALSIERLQEMAENEFVRIGLSATIHPLEEVAKFVFGFNDDGTPRPGLIVDVSFAKQTEIKVESVVEDLIYTDAGTLSDALYNRLAELIREHRTTLIFTNTRSGAERVAFNLKKRFPEFEGLIEAHHSSLSREVRLDVEEKLKRGELKAVVCVSGDSKILTGKGPVEIGRLNSNMIAGIWRFQTELVRFEEPHRVEYRREGVKIRTRLGFEIKATKEHKFLTVDENGELRWVEAWKLKEGNWVGVVRRLPSPNVKVSILDLLPPNAYLKLKGEFLRELKLSIQAKFGSIRTYAKKKRWSESYLVKQLNGVYPFRWERLSAVLKDLDLRMTENDVERITSDKGKYSLPIEFTPSMARLLGFWMADGSWKGGTLTLFSSDRKMLEKYKELCKEEFGVVGRIRMLNESTYSLEISFNLLPAIFKNLTGNTERKSKLGTFPSIIYSLPEEHKREFLAGYFDGDGFLEVKGGRVYSAGFSTFNKRFAEGIRDILLQLGIVSSIRAREYDEVQKFKGRVIPKKGASYTVSVLGGEYLKRFFDAVRPWRSDYEGWEGMYNEGYSNSDVVPNLGKRLRSIRERLGISAYRMSKMGFYNPVRVELGEREISRRNLRLLVEFYERVAKEKRVEDVLEELSYLRELAEGDVFFDRITSVEPAYIDVAYGIINSETENYIVEGFISKNSSTSLELGIDIGTIDLVVLIGSPKSVNRALQRIGRAGHRLHDVSKGVILALDRDDLVEVTVLAHNARNRRLDRVRIPKNPLDVLVQHIVGMALYKVWEVEEAYRLVRRAYPFHELPFEDFMSVLKYLSGGYEGLEDRKVYAKIWLEDGKFGRRGKMTRAIYYMNVGTIPDEAKIRVYTMDKQMIGTVEEEFAERLMPGDIFVLAGRTYEFIKSRGNKIYVVPREGAKPTIPAWFSEMLPLSFDLALDVQRFRREVKELLNKKRAKSLLMRKYGIDERAAKAIIAYFREQERYSTVPDDETVLVEEVEKENTYEYFFHTLIGRRANDALSRAFAYAVGRRKGVNVGIALNDNGFLLRVPKEARLSEAEIRELFQLEDLREILKRALDNTELLKRRFRHVANRGFLILRRYVGGSKRLGRQQVIAVSLLKVLKEHYPDFPLLKEVYREIMEDKMDVENAELFLSWVREGKIKVVFERNELPSPFAFNLEAIGSSDVVLMEDRREMIKALYRKIMALIGENAT; this is encoded by the coding sequence ATGAGCGGGATAAGGTGGGCCGAGAGGGAGTACACGGACGAGGAGATTTATTCCATCCTTAGCGAGCCGGTTAGGGAGTGGTTTAAGCGGAAGTTTGGAACATTCACCCCGCCCCAGCGCTACGCCGTCCTTGAAATCCATAAAGGTGAGAACGTTCTCATTTCATCCCCAACGGGTTCTGGAAAGACTCTCTCGGCATTTCTCTCCGCAATAAACGAGCTGATTCTCCTTGGAAAGGAAAGCAAGCTTGAGGATAAGATCTACGTCCTCTACGTCTCACCCCTCCGCGCCCTGAACAATGATATCAAGAGGAACCTGGAGGGTCCGCTGGCGGAGATAAAGGAAGTGGCCAAAGAGCTCGGCTATGAACTGCCTGAGATAAGGGTAGGGATAAGGACGAGCGACACATCGAGCTATGAGAAGAGCAAGATGGTAAAAAAGCCACCTCACATTCTAATAACAACCCCAGAAAGTCTCGCCATTGCCTTAAACGCTCCCAAATTCAGCGAGAGGCTGAAGACGGTTAAGTACGTCATCATTGACGAGGTTCACGCGCTGGCCGAGAACAAGAGGGGTTCTCACCTCGCGCTGAGCATTGAAAGGCTCCAGGAGATGGCCGAGAACGAGTTTGTGAGAATCGGCTTGAGCGCAACTATTCACCCGCTTGAGGAAGTCGCCAAGTTCGTTTTCGGCTTCAACGACGATGGAACTCCAAGGCCGGGCCTCATAGTGGATGTATCCTTCGCCAAGCAGACTGAGATAAAAGTTGAAAGTGTTGTGGAAGACCTCATTTACACCGATGCCGGAACGCTCAGCGACGCCCTCTACAACCGCTTGGCGGAACTCATAAGGGAGCACAGGACGACGCTCATCTTCACCAACACGAGGAGCGGCGCCGAGAGGGTGGCCTTCAACCTTAAGAAGCGCTTTCCCGAGTTTGAGGGTCTGATAGAGGCCCATCACTCTTCCCTGTCGAGAGAGGTTCGCCTGGATGTTGAGGAGAAGCTGAAGAGGGGAGAGCTGAAGGCTGTTGTATGCGTCTCCGGGGATTCAAAAATCCTGACTGGGAAGGGGCCCGTCGAAATAGGGCGTTTGAACTCAAACATGATTGCAGGTATTTGGAGATTCCAAACTGAGCTTGTCAGGTTCGAAGAGCCCCACAGGGTAGAATACAGGAGAGAGGGAGTCAAGATAAGAACGCGGTTGGGATTCGAGATAAAGGCGACAAAGGAGCACAAGTTCCTAACCGTTGATGAAAATGGAGAGCTGAGATGGGTTGAGGCTTGGAAACTCAAGGAAGGGAACTGGGTTGGGGTCGTGAGGAGACTACCGAGTCCGAACGTAAAGGTCTCGATCTTGGACTTACTGCCCCCGAACGCATACCTTAAGCTCAAGGGGGAATTTTTGAGGGAGTTAAAGCTTTCAATACAGGCAAAATTCGGCTCAATACGGACCTATGCTAAGAAAAAGAGGTGGAGCGAATCTTACTTAGTAAAACAGCTTAACGGTGTCTATCCATTCCGGTGGGAGCGGCTGAGTGCCGTTTTAAAAGACCTTGACCTTAGAATGACAGAAAACGATGTTGAGAGGATAACTTCAGATAAAGGAAAATACTCGCTTCCCATTGAGTTCACACCAAGTATGGCAAGACTACTTGGCTTCTGGATGGCAGACGGCTCGTGGAAGGGGGGCACGCTAACTCTATTCTCGTCTGACAGGAAAATGCTTGAGAAGTACAAAGAACTGTGCAAAGAAGAATTTGGAGTGGTTGGAAGAATAAGGATGCTGAACGAGAGTACTTACTCCCTGGAAATTTCTTTCAACCTTCTTCCAGCCATCTTTAAGAATCTAACAGGAAACACTGAACGGAAGTCAAAGCTTGGAACTTTTCCCAGTATTATCTATTCGCTACCTGAAGAGCATAAGAGGGAGTTCCTGGCCGGCTACTTTGATGGGGACGGCTTTCTTGAGGTGAAGGGTGGAAGGGTTTATTCCGCTGGATTTTCGACGTTCAATAAGAGATTCGCCGAGGGCATACGGGACATCCTGCTTCAGTTGGGAATAGTCTCCTCAATAAGGGCCAGAGAATACGACGAAGTTCAAAAGTTTAAGGGAAGGGTAATCCCCAAGAAAGGGGCCTCTTACACAGTCTCCGTTCTAGGTGGAGAATACCTGAAGAGGTTCTTCGATGCTGTTCGCCCGTGGAGGTCAGATTATGAAGGATGGGAAGGTATGTACAATGAGGGGTACTCGAACTCCGATGTCGTACCCAACCTTGGAAAGCGCTTGAGGAGCATACGTGAGAGGCTTGGAATAAGTGCATACCGTATGAGCAAAATGGGCTTCTACAACCCCGTAAGGGTTGAACTGGGGGAGAGGGAGATAAGCAGGAGAAACTTGAGGCTCCTTGTAGAATTCTACGAAAGAGTGGCGAAAGAGAAGAGAGTTGAAGATGTTCTTGAGGAGCTATCTTATTTGAGGGAACTGGCCGAAGGGGATGTGTTCTTTGACAGGATAACCTCGGTTGAGCCCGCCTACATTGATGTTGCCTACGGCATCATAAACTCTGAAACTGAAAACTACATTGTTGAAGGATTTATCTCGAAAAACAGCTCGACAAGCTTGGAGTTAGGTATTGACATCGGTACAATTGATCTCGTCGTTCTCATCGGCTCACCAAAGAGCGTTAACAGGGCCCTGCAGAGAATCGGTAGGGCCGGCCACAGGCTCCACGATGTGAGCAAGGGCGTTATCCTTGCCCTCGACAGGGACGACCTCGTTGAGGTTACTGTTTTAGCTCACAACGCGAGGAATAGAAGATTAGACAGGGTCAGAATCCCGAAAAACCCGCTCGACGTTCTCGTCCAGCACATAGTCGGTATGGCCCTCTACAAGGTCTGGGAGGTCGAAGAGGCCTACCGCCTGGTTAGAAGGGCCTATCCCTTCCACGAGCTTCCCTTTGAGGACTTCATGAGCGTCCTGAAGTACCTTTCAGGTGGCTATGAGGGACTTGAAGACAGAAAGGTCTACGCCAAGATATGGCTCGAGGACGGGAAGTTCGGAAGGCGCGGCAAGATGACGAGGGCTATCTACTACATGAACGTTGGCACTATTCCAGACGAGGCAAAGATAAGGGTTTACACGATGGACAAGCAGATGATTGGAACCGTTGAGGAGGAGTTCGCCGAGAGGCTGATGCCAGGGGACATCTTTGTCTTGGCTGGAAGAACCTACGAGTTCATCAAGAGCAGGGGAAACAAGATATACGTCGTCCCGCGCGAGGGGGCGAAGCCCACCATCCCAGCCTGGTTCTCCGAGATGCTCCCGCTGAGCTTTGATTTAGCCCTCGACGTTCAGCGCTTCAGGAGGGAAGTGAAGGAGCTGTTGAACAAAAAACGGGCCAAGTCCCTTCTCATGAGGAAGTACGGAATAGACGAGAGGGCAGCCAAGGCCATAATAGCCTACTTCCGCGAGCAGGAGAGGTATTCAACAGTCCCCGACGACGAGACGGTTCTCGTTGAGGAGGTCGAGAAGGAGAACACTTACGAGTACTTCTTCCACACGCTGATAGGAAGACGGGCCAACGACGCCCTCAGCAGGGCCTTCGCCTACGCCGTCGGAAGGCGGAAGGGGGTAAACGTCGGCATAGCCCTCAACGACAACGGCTTCCTCCTTAGAGTTCCGAAAGAAGCCAGGCTGAGCGAGGCTGAAATCAGGGAACTCTTCCAGCTGGAAGACCTGAGGGAGATTCTCAAGAGGGCTCTCGACAACACGGAGCTTTTGAAGAGGCGCTTCAGGCACGTGGCGAACAGGGGCTTCCTGATCTTGAGGAGGTATGTGGGGGGGAGCAAGCGCCTCGGCAGACAGCAGGTCATAGCGGTTTCGCTCCTCAAAGTCCTCAAGGAGCACTACCCTGACTTCCCGCTCCTGAAGGAGGTTTACAGGGAGATCATGGAGGACAAGATGGACGTTGAGAACGCCGAACTGTTCCTGAGCTGGGTGCGGGAGGGGAAGATCAAGGTCGTCTTCGAGAGGAACGAGCTTCCGAGTCCGTTCGCCTTCAACCTCGAGGCGATAGGTTCGAGCGATGTCGTTCTGATGGAGGACAGGAGGGAGATGATAAAGGCCCTCTACCGGAAGATAATGGCCCTAATAGGGGAGAACGCCACCTGA
- a CDS encoding phosphorylating glyceraldehyde-3-phosphate dehydrogenase has protein sequence MKVKVGINGYGTIGKRVAYAVSKQDDMELIGVTKTKPDFEAYLARERGIPVYAASEEFLPRFEKAGFEVAGTLSDLLENVDVIVDATPGGMGAKNKALYEKAGVKAIFQGGEKAEVAQVSFVAQANYEKALGKDYVRVVSCNTTGLTRTLSALQEYIDYVYAVMIRRAADPNDSKRGPVNAITPSVTVPSHHGPDVQTVIPINIETMAFVVPTTLMHVHSVMIELKKPITREDVIDIFENTTRVLLFEKERGFESTAQLIEFARDLHREWNNLYEIAVWKESISVKGNRLFYIQAVHQESDVVPENVDAIRAMFEMADKWESIRKTNKSLGILK, from the coding sequence ATGAAGGTGAAAGTCGGGATAAACGGTTACGGGACAATCGGGAAGAGGGTTGCTTACGCCGTTTCCAAGCAGGACGACATGGAGCTCATCGGCGTAACCAAGACGAAGCCCGACTTCGAGGCCTATCTAGCAAGGGAAAGGGGCATTCCTGTCTATGCCGCGAGCGAGGAGTTCCTCCCGCGCTTTGAGAAGGCCGGTTTTGAGGTTGCAGGAACGCTCAGCGACCTTCTGGAGAATGTTGACGTAATCGTTGATGCCACACCGGGTGGAATGGGTGCAAAGAACAAGGCCCTCTACGAGAAGGCAGGCGTTAAGGCGATCTTCCAGGGCGGTGAGAAGGCAGAGGTTGCTCAGGTATCATTCGTGGCCCAAGCCAACTACGAGAAGGCCCTCGGAAAGGACTACGTCAGGGTCGTCTCCTGCAACACGACTGGATTGACGAGGACGCTCTCAGCCCTTCAGGAGTACATCGACTACGTCTACGCCGTCATGATACGCCGCGCAGCTGACCCAAACGACTCGAAAAGAGGCCCAGTCAACGCAATAACTCCGAGTGTAACCGTCCCATCTCACCACGGGCCTGACGTCCAGACGGTTATTCCGATAAACATCGAGACGATGGCCTTCGTCGTGCCCACTACCCTCATGCACGTCCACAGCGTCATGATTGAACTCAAGAAGCCGATAACGAGGGAAGATGTGATAGATATCTTTGAGAACACCACCAGAGTTCTCCTCTTTGAGAAGGAGAGGGGCTTTGAGAGCACGGCCCAGCTCATAGAGTTCGCAAGGGATCTCCACCGCGAGTGGAACAACCTCTACGAGATAGCAGTCTGGAAGGAGAGCATAAGCGTGAAGGGCAACAGGCTCTTCTACATCCAGGCCGTTCACCAGGAGAGCGACGTCGTGCCAGAGAACGTGGATGCCATAAGGGCCATGTTCGAGATGGCGGACAAGTGGGAGAGCATAAGGAAGACGAACAAGAGCCTTGGAATTCTGAAGTGA
- a CDS encoding DUF167 domain-containing protein, with the protein MKFIKETKEGVLIMIYVQPKAKKNAIEGVDGWRGRLKVRIAAPPVEGKANKEVVKFFSKLLGAEVNIVRGETSREKDLLVKGLSVEEVRKKLGV; encoded by the coding sequence ATGAAGTTCATCAAGGAGACTAAAGAGGGAGTCCTGATAATGATTTACGTCCAGCCAAAGGCAAAGAAGAACGCGATTGAAGGGGTAGACGGGTGGCGCGGAAGGCTGAAGGTCAGGATAGCGGCTCCGCCAGTTGAGGGCAAGGCCAACAAGGAAGTCGTGAAGTTCTTCTCGAAACTCCTCGGAGCGGAAGTCAACATAGTCAGGGGAGAGACGAGCAGGGAGAAGGATTTGCTGGTTAAGGGGTTGAGCGTTGAGGAAGTTAGGAAGAAGCTGGGGGTTTAG
- a CDS encoding DUF402 domain-containing protein, with the protein MSSKIHLIYKRIPNRVLEREDEVLADIGDVVVAKSEFSGMLAPLFVNGVKVVDNGYKMVYFAFIGRNYDILKVYDEKGYFKGLYVDVLAYTKRYGDTIEMLDLFLDIFVFPSGEAFLLDEDELEMALNYRLIDKKTFDFAYSVANEILEKLKRGEFPQEIVWKYEWRD; encoded by the coding sequence ATGAGTTCAAAAATCCACCTCATCTACAAACGCATTCCAAACAGAGTGCTTGAGAGAGAAGACGAAGTTCTCGCTGACATTGGGGACGTAGTCGTTGCAAAATCGGAGTTCTCAGGCATGCTGGCGCCCCTCTTCGTAAACGGCGTTAAGGTCGTAGACAACGGCTATAAGATGGTGTACTTTGCATTCATCGGGAGAAACTACGACATCCTCAAAGTTTACGATGAGAAAGGATACTTCAAGGGGCTTTACGTTGATGTTCTGGCTTATACAAAGCGTTATGGAGACACGATAGAGATGCTCGACCTGTTCTTAGATATCTTCGTCTTCCCGAGCGGGGAAGCTTTTCTCCTCGACGAGGATGAGCTTGAGATGGCGCTGAACTACAGGCTGATAGACAAGAAAACTTTCGATTTTGCATATTCGGTGGCAAATGAGATACTCGAAAAGCTTAAGCGGGGTGAATTCCCGCAGGAAATAGTCTGGAAGTACGAGTGGAGGGATTGA
- a CDS encoding PadR family transcriptional regulator has translation MERKTDVERRIIKSLFTVPLKDIILVIVGLKGEAHGYEILKELEKLAIGLWKPSHSNLYTILNKMVEEGLLEPREEYRGRVRRVKYRLTDKGWEYLKTSNNLTLRILYTAVEYHEALKKKLEEIGKTRQMRRETIMEYLELLKRIRDVLDEEISTIERELEGTSP, from the coding sequence ATGGAGAGAAAGACCGACGTTGAGAGGAGGATAATAAAGAGTCTATTCACGGTGCCGCTGAAGGACATCATCTTGGTCATCGTCGGCCTTAAGGGAGAAGCCCACGGCTATGAAATCCTAAAGGAGCTCGAAAAGCTCGCAATAGGCCTCTGGAAGCCCAGCCACAGCAACCTCTACACGATCCTGAACAAGATGGTTGAGGAAGGCCTTCTAGAACCGAGGGAGGAGTACAGGGGTAGGGTGAGGCGCGTTAAGTACAGGCTCACCGATAAAGGATGGGAGTACCTCAAGACCTCCAACAACCTCACCCTCAGGATACTCTACACGGCCGTTGAGTACCATGAAGCCCTGAAGAAAAAGCTTGAAGAGATTGGAAAGACTAGGCAGATGCGCAGGGAAACGATCATGGAGTACTTAGAGCTCCTGAAGAGGATCAGAGACGTCCTCGATGAGGAAATATCAACGATAGAAAGGGAACTTGAGGGGACTTCCCCATAG
- a CDS encoding MMPL family transporter → MKDALREVLLAVAENYPMSETEIEELTKEKVAELVEEFMKDTESKLGMRIDPAKLAEIAFKFKDNPEGMDREDVAPVEKDVYTALYNKAKLYINMLKSDDNRTMLVIFVPKALKGVNDLEKQSKFQYENSIKAKEVALKEFGKLSPSVEVYVTGTPIQTYEAIKYGKEDNDKTTKFSIAGAFIVLLILMGVAFLATLLPFTGVATATLTALGILYLLAKGDILDVGSWAQMLTVTTALGLGIDYSTYYLHRFREYLAEGYDHNKAASEALKRAKDAVLASASTDIIAFASFVLAYEFPIFKTMGIIAPLAVIVVLLASLTFIPSITVLIGDKPIFWWPRHIEHHLENIDLHERSRIAEWAVKHAKVVTIIALLIAVPAAYNFVNFNGTHDIKLFIPKDSETYHFLQLSEDTVGAGVTSPTYVVIDLGHKVSDSDLARINELVDRISKVSGVRYVYTITQPFGERIDNATLDELTKFEGDRYISKDRHKVLIQVTGEYGATDDRSKDMVREIRSIVEDEKDSRKIADGMVGGNTALALDLSNLINDVFWHRIFPVALLLMFLSLIPTLKGLPAVITTMGTIAAGVLLSIGVSSWLFEKVFGQQVMWFLPMLVFIVLMGVGIDYNSFYLVKARDEFERRKPEEALIVAAGTMDTLVVGLAAVLAATYGSLMTGATWGIREIGFALALGVLLTATAVVYFIGPATMALFGEKAWWPLFNNREKVSPRRRK, encoded by the coding sequence GTGAAAGACGCCCTCAGAGAGGTTCTCCTGGCGGTCGCCGAGAACTATCCAATGAGCGAAACCGAAATTGAAGAGCTGACGAAGGAGAAAGTGGCTGAGCTCGTTGAAGAATTCATGAAAGACACCGAAAGCAAACTCGGAATGAGGATTGACCCGGCTAAACTCGCAGAGATAGCGTTCAAATTCAAAGACAACCCAGAAGGGATGGACAGGGAAGACGTTGCACCCGTCGAGAAGGACGTCTACACAGCCCTCTACAACAAGGCCAAACTCTACATCAACATGCTCAAGAGCGACGACAACAGGACTATGCTGGTTATCTTCGTACCCAAGGCTCTCAAAGGGGTTAACGACCTCGAAAAGCAGAGCAAGTTCCAGTACGAGAACTCGATAAAGGCCAAGGAGGTCGCCCTGAAGGAGTTCGGAAAGCTCTCGCCTTCTGTTGAGGTATATGTAACGGGAACTCCGATCCAGACCTACGAGGCAATCAAGTACGGAAAGGAGGACAACGACAAGACCACCAAGTTCAGCATCGCAGGAGCGTTCATAGTCCTCCTCATTCTTATGGGAGTGGCCTTTCTGGCGACTCTACTCCCTTTCACTGGCGTCGCAACGGCCACACTCACGGCCCTTGGAATCCTCTACCTCCTGGCAAAGGGTGACATACTGGATGTCGGCAGCTGGGCGCAGATGCTCACCGTAACGACCGCTCTCGGCCTTGGAATTGACTACTCGACCTACTACCTCCACAGGTTTAGGGAATACCTCGCTGAGGGCTACGACCACAACAAGGCCGCGAGCGAGGCCCTCAAGAGGGCAAAGGACGCCGTTCTGGCGAGCGCTTCAACCGACATCATAGCCTTCGCCAGCTTCGTCCTTGCCTACGAGTTCCCGATATTCAAGACAATGGGTATCATAGCCCCTCTCGCGGTGATAGTCGTCCTCCTGGCGAGCTTAACCTTCATCCCGTCAATAACCGTTCTCATCGGTGACAAGCCGATCTTCTGGTGGCCAAGACACATCGAGCACCACCTTGAGAACATCGACCTCCACGAGAGAAGCAGGATAGCGGAGTGGGCCGTGAAGCACGCCAAAGTCGTAACAATTATAGCCCTCCTCATAGCGGTTCCCGCTGCTTACAACTTCGTAAACTTCAATGGAACCCATGACATCAAGCTATTCATCCCGAAGGACAGCGAGACCTATCACTTCCTCCAGCTCAGCGAGGACACCGTTGGAGCGGGAGTTACCTCCCCGACCTATGTCGTCATCGACCTTGGGCATAAGGTAAGCGACTCTGATCTGGCGAGGATAAACGAGCTGGTTGACAGGATATCAAAGGTCAGCGGCGTCAGGTACGTCTACACCATCACCCAGCCGTTCGGAGAGAGAATTGACAACGCGACCCTGGATGAGCTCACGAAGTTCGAGGGAGACCGCTACATCTCAAAGGACAGGCACAAGGTCCTCATTCAGGTGACGGGTGAGTACGGAGCAACCGACGACCGCTCGAAGGACATGGTTAGGGAGATTAGGAGCATCGTTGAGGACGAGAAGGACTCGAGAAAAATAGCTGACGGAATGGTCGGAGGAAACACCGCCTTGGCCCTTGACCTCAGCAACCTCATCAACGACGTCTTCTGGCACAGGATATTCCCTGTGGCGCTGCTCCTGATGTTCCTGTCGCTAATCCCGACGCTCAAGGGACTTCCAGCGGTCATAACGACCATGGGTACAATAGCGGCAGGCGTGCTCCTCAGCATCGGTGTCTCCAGCTGGCTCTTCGAGAAGGTCTTTGGACAGCAGGTCATGTGGTTCCTGCCCATGCTGGTCTTCATAGTGCTCATGGGAGTCGGCATTGACTACAACAGCTTCTATCTAGTTAAGGCCAGGGACGAGTTCGAGCGCAGGAAGCCCGAGGAGGCCCTGATAGTCGCCGCTGGAACCATGGATACCCTCGTCGTTGGCCTTGCGGCAGTGCTCGCGGCCACCTACGGCTCCCTGATGACAGGGGCGACGTGGGGCATAAGGGAGATAGGCTTTGCCCTCGCCCTCGGAGTGCTCCTTACGGCGACGGCAGTGGTCTACTTCATCGGGCCAGCAACCATGGCCCTCTTCGGAGAGAAGGCCTGGTGGCCGCTGTTCAATAACAGGGAAAAAGTGTCTCCGAGGAGAAGAAAGTAA
- a CDS encoding ATP-dependent nuclease: protein MRLLKLIGLKIRNYRSIKELPLNDEYLMVENFVTIIGKNDAGKSNILNAIRIVLEEDKVTKDDFHKGTNENIEISLIFDATENTEIMHIINHDSNETAKGLGAFFSRYNNKSSTNTKIKIKKIFEKDKLNSRNYKGDTIVEYFDEDKNKWVKIKDKKLINTILNDLPEVIYIPAIRDAIAETTQKSGFLMSKLLLPLLEKQNKSNSNEENGKEKQRSITELKKELQNLISRESKKLTKKILKELTVFNSSIEEIKIEPNKVQINFSPKIQIKDKYLPDSVPLEQRGAGLRSEFLLAMFRIWAEVGAGKGYILLFEEPELYLHPEAQKKMFSALKRISNEAQVLITTHSTIFVDRSDLKSIWLIRRENGETKITTFEKPKVLSEILEEIGATPSDLFLSNGVIYVEGKTEIKVFSKIAKAICPKWEEYNISIVSLGGGNIRDLSETLLFNGLASLNPNGVVVIDSDGEQEDKKSGGCKPKPEKLKIKENFEQYGLTVHILQRREIENYIPLNILEKYFIEGYIKSKYITKIGDQQLKVNKIKSKEYFKKQYLKYFKRMESNLREIERKQNMIRAINRVSPCEDILKKIDELLYTKKHKKWDRKKAEITPKLFEMMIKEKKAPLEFKEILEEAIRKCGFEPEFSDEFEYI from the coding sequence ATGAGATTATTAAAGTTAATCGGATTAAAAATTAGGAACTATAGGTCCATTAAAGAGCTTCCTTTAAACGATGAATACTTAATGGTTGAAAATTTTGTCACGATAATCGGAAAAAATGATGCTGGGAAATCAAATATTTTGAACGCAATTAGGATAGTTCTAGAAGAGGATAAAGTAACCAAAGATGATTTTCATAAGGGTACCAATGAAAACATTGAAATTTCATTGATATTTGATGCCACAGAAAATACGGAGATTATGCATATCATAAACCATGATTCTAATGAAACTGCAAAGGGACTGGGGGCATTTTTCAGTAGATATAACAACAAGAGTTCTACAAATACTAAAATAAAAATAAAAAAGATTTTTGAAAAAGATAAACTTAATTCACGAAATTATAAAGGAGATACTATTGTAGAATATTTTGATGAGGATAAGAACAAATGGGTTAAAATTAAAGATAAAAAACTCATTAATACCATATTAAATGATCTTCCAGAGGTCATTTACATTCCGGCTATTAGAGATGCAATTGCAGAAACAACTCAAAAATCTGGTTTTTTAATGTCAAAGCTTCTTTTGCCACTTTTAGAAAAACAAAATAAAAGCAATTCTAATGAAGAAAATGGAAAAGAAAAGCAGAGAAGTATAACAGAGCTAAAGAAAGAATTGCAAAATCTGATTAGCAGAGAGTCTAAGAAGCTCACTAAAAAAATTTTGAAGGAATTAACTGTATTCAATAGTTCAATTGAAGAGATAAAAATTGAGCCTAATAAAGTTCAAATTAACTTTAGTCCTAAAATACAAATCAAAGATAAATACTTGCCAGATAGTGTTCCTCTCGAGCAAAGGGGAGCTGGATTGAGAAGTGAATTTCTCTTGGCAATGTTCAGAATATGGGCAGAAGTCGGTGCAGGAAAAGGTTATATACTTCTATTTGAAGAGCCAGAGCTATATTTACATCCCGAAGCTCAGAAAAAAATGTTCTCTGCATTAAAACGCATAAGCAATGAGGCTCAAGTTTTGATAACAACCCATTCAACAATATTTGTGGACAGAAGTGATTTAAAGTCAATATGGCTTATACGAAGAGAGAATGGGGAGACAAAGATTACAACATTCGAAAAGCCTAAGGTATTATCTGAGATCCTTGAAGAAATTGGGGCAACTCCCAGTGATCTGTTTTTATCCAATGGGGTCATATACGTCGAAGGAAAAACAGAGATTAAGGTATTTAGTAAAATTGCAAAGGCTATATGCCCCAAGTGGGAAGAGTACAATATTTCAATTGTTAGTTTAGGAGGAGGCAACATCCGAGATTTATCCGAAACGCTGTTATTCAATGGTCTTGCTTCACTAAATCCGAATGGAGTTGTTGTAATTGATTCAGATGGAGAGCAAGAAGATAAGAAGAGTGGAGGTTGTAAACCAAAACCTGAAAAGCTTAAGATAAAAGAAAACTTCGAGCAATATGGGCTCACGGTTCATATCCTTCAAAGAAGAGAGATTGAAAACTACATTCCTCTTAATATTCTTGAAAAGTATTTCATAGAGGGATACATTAAATCGAAATATATAACCAAAATTGGGGATCAGCAGCTTAAAGTCAACAAAATTAAGAGTAAAGAGTATTTCAAAAAACAATATCTCAAATATTTCAAAAGAATGGAGTCTAATTTGAGAGAGATAGAGAGAAAACAAAACATGATTAGGGCAATAAATAGAGTATCACCCTGTGAGGACATCCTTAAGAAGATTGACGAGCTCTTATATACTAAAAAACATAAAAAATGGGATCGCAAAAAAGCCGAAATAACTCCCAAATTATTTGAAATGATGATCAAAGAGAAAAAAGCTCCACTTGAGTTTAAAGAGATACTAGAAGAGGCAATAAGAAAATGCGGATTTGAGCCAGAATTTAGCGACGAATTTGAGTACATTTAA